The window GATGAGAGCAGAAGCAAACAGCAAATCTCTTCCTTTTGGCTGTCAGCTCCTTGGCACAGCACCATCAAGCAAGACCAAGTACAATCTAGGAATGGAAAAACAGCTCATATTTAAACTGGAACATTAAATACTATATCCTAGAATACTATGTTCTGATGTGGCTTCCGATAGGCAAAGGAGGAGTGATGAGAGATTTTTGCAGTTCTAAAAATACCTAAGTGATAAAATCCAAGCAGTGATGAAGGTAAAAATCatacaaaatgagaaataatcTTACTAGTCAGCTAATAAACAGCTCAGATTAGTTCAAAcgaaaaaaatttaaaatctgaagCCTTAATCTGACAGTTTGTTCTGTTTGATTACAATTTGCGTTTTACTTCCCTGGAAGAGCATCACCAGCAATGTCACATTTCCCACTGTTCTTCAATAGCTTCATGTTGTGATTTCCAGGCTGTGCTAGAATAAATAGCGCAGCTTGGAAACTGAAGCAGCATGCAAGACTGATCATTTGCTCAAAACCAACAGTTTTCAAGTAAATGAATGGCATGTTAATTGCATTTCAGCTTCAGCTTGAAAATGCAGCCACGTAGCATTAGTATGTAGCCTTCCTGTTGAGTTTACACTCAATGCCACTTGCTTATTAGAGCCTATTCTGGGTCACTGCACTATTTGTTTATGGAGAGTAGCTCATACACCTGTAGTTTGTAGGCCTGCATGGATCACTCCAGTGGTGTACTCTGACCTCTCATAACAAAGACATCCTCATACTTATTTCAGGTATTTGTTTACCTCATCTGAAGTTCACTCTAGGACCTTGGGGCCAAATCCTCCATGATTCACTGTGTGCAAGGGCTCCATAACTCCCTCATGACCCATGAATTTTCTAATGATGCCAAGCCTGACCAAAAGAGCAGAGTGCATTAGGTTCAACAGCCATATCTGAGGTTTAGTTTCTGCCAATATATGCCAACATTCTAATTGTTCCAGAAATAACCACTGACAACAGAATATCtcaaaaaccaaataaatcaaCCCTCACATCTATACTTGTTCCTATGAAAATTTGCAGTGacaaggtttttttcccctcattttctCTGCCAGCCTACCtcttatatatttatatttattcaaACAGCCCTGGTAACTGACTAGATTTACCCAAATACAAAACTACTGCAGATGTGCCAAACTTGCACAAAGCCAAATAGAGAGCTGTTCAGCATGACCCCAAGAAAGCATCCATGCAGCAACACTGCTGCCAGTCCTCAATACAGAGAGAGACAACTCTCTGCAGATCCTTTCAGCCAGGGACCAACAAAATCTTTTCATTACCGAGGACTAACTGGTTTCAGTGAGACAGCGAACAGCACACACCATGGTGTTTCCCAGCAAGATGAACACAAATAACAACTCACTGTCAGCACACTGGCCTTAAATTCCAGCTTTATATTAGAGTGAAAGACACAATATTTGCAATGCAAGTCTGTCCCCAGCGGCTGCCAAACATTTTGCTTCTGACAGTAGCCCTCTGCATCGCCCCCCACCATATGTCACCATTCCCAGCTACCCCCTCACGCCACATCTcttccctgctttcctgctctgtgcatcTGCCCCAGCCAGAAGCTCCATTTCCCTAGAGGGAAATGATGAGGGTCAGCCACAGATGACAACATTAGGCAAAGCCTCAGGGCTGTGAGCGGTGGGGCTCAGCTTTGGGCAGTTACTTTGAAGTCTCTCAGGATGCTGTGCACTCACCACACCAcaacagcctggcaggggccacAGAGGAGGGAGGCCGGGTCAAGTCTCCCCAGCAGGCAgtctgtggcagcaggaggaaagcaaATGCCCATCCTGCCACCCatggaggaagggaaaggcaagctgtgccaggactgCAAGCAGAGCAGAAACACAGAGTGACAAAAACCAAAggcaaagaaagggaaatgtaAGAAATGAACCAACATTGAAATCTCACAGAGGACTTCGGCTTTTCTCAGGTTGTTACATTGACATTGAGGCATGCTGGGCTATCAGGAAAGCCCAATGTATAAAGTCAAAAGGGACTTTATGTTCAGCATTATCACACAGCAGGCTGTAAAATCACTCAGGTGGATGGGTTGCAGGACTGTAAACAAAGGATTATGGTATGTGACAAGTGACTGTTCAGAGAGAAGGAACCAGGGATACCATGGTGATGGGGATGAGTAAAACATTAGACTGAGTGCCTcattaaagttttaaattagTGCTTAAACCATCCAGCTGCCAGAAAAAGGTTGTGCTGGATAGGGTCTGATGTGTcctgggagaggggcaggagctgtgtccgGGCAGGGAAGGGACATATTTTGGCAGATATACCCACTGAAGGAGTATAAAGTAGGGCTTGgtggctgtgtcccagcagcagctaGGAAGAGAAGGGCAGTGTGCCTGGGAGATACCAGCAAAAATTGTGTCAGAGGGCTCCTTATTCTCCTTTCCCTAAGGCTGTCACTTTCCCCTTATCCACAGGACTCAGGAAGGTGCAGGAATATTCTGGTGCAAAACCAGGAAGAGTCTAAGCAAGAGGGAATAGGCTGAGAGCTGAAGTAGCCACACAATAGGTCAGGATCAGGGTTGTCTCAACAACAGTATAAAAAGCCTGAGACAGAGTAGAAATTGAAAACTAGACGAAAATAGGATTCAACTTGGAAAACAAAGGCTATTTAGCAAGGAGGAAATAATTCACCAACTAACGTTCCTCTtggcagaggagggaagagTTCTGGAAAGCCAAACTATATTGGTCTACCCTTAGGAGAGCTAGAAAATTAGAGAAGGAGACACAAAGAAATCAGCTAGAGAGGAGGAAGGCATCACAGCAGCATCAGGAATGTGCATGCAGCTACCCTGCCAGGCAATACCAAGCTGAGTGCTGGGCAGGAACCAACTGCTCAGTTCAGGGCTGTGGCTACCACGAGAGCCTGACACACTGGGAGGAGACAGAAAGTGAGAGATAGCTCCTTGTGCAACTATGGGCAATTGATTTGTGGTGACAGTATGTGTTCCTTGTCTCTGAGGGGACATAGGAACAGTTTACAAACATTTGTAAGGCATACACCCAAGCAGGAGGGAGTGCAAATTACTTAGAGAAGACAAAACAAAGAGAGGGAAAACTGAAGCTGAAAGTAACACAAAAGTTTTACCAATGAGCTGCTGTAGGTTGTAAAATAGCTCTCATGAAGAGAGCAAAGAAGAACCCAGGTATGGGTAGTTTTAAAGTTGGATGGGAAGAAAGTAAATAATGCGTGAGCAATGGAAGGGATATGGAAGAATTTGTTGAGGTGATACAAAAATTTCCACCTGCTCTATCTGTAGTTCCTGTTTTCCACTGCCCTGCATCTCTTGCTATCATTAGTAGTgatacaaaactgaaaaatgtttcttaaagTGTAaccttccagcactgctgcacctgAGCACATAGATTTCTAGACATATCCAGTCTACAGAGAATTAGGCTTTATAATTGTGTCTGGGAAAATGACTCACTAGCAGCGATCCACTTAAACTCCTCCAATGatctcctccttccccatcccaaatCTCCTTTAGTCTTGATGAGGTAGGGATACAACTCCATGTTTGGATAGTGTGTGTAATGTCTCCTGAAGTCACATCCAGCTGCTTCTAAAATTCTCCTGATAAATCCCTTTTTAATTGCATTTGGGAGACCACTTACAGGACTCCCAAAGTTCCACATGGAAACCTGAAAAGATCAAGGCCCAAATACAGTCCCGGCTGAAACAGCAACATGCCAAAAGCTTGGAGTAGCCTACACCTTACCTGGCATATACACTTACCAGCTTCATCCTTCCCATGAGGAGGGAACACGGCTCTAGCTTGACAGCTACAGTGCTACAGCAAGTACTAATGGTTAGCCCCATCAGCCAGAAGGATGGGCTCTTCATACGGCAGAGCTGTTCCCTGGCCTGAGGATTTTTCACATGACTAATAACCAAGCTTAACTGTACCCTGCAGACTATCATGATGATGAATGAATGAGATCAGACTGGTCGATATGTCTTATTGGTGGAGTTTGCTCACTTGCTGTGGATGCATCATTATCCTGTGCATTCATCAGCACAGTCTTTGCCTGTACAATATGAAATGACAACCAACTTGCAGCTCCTCAGCTTTCTGCTAAGAACTCCCAAGCCTTTTTGGGTCCTTCTTTTGCTCTGTATCCTTGTCCTGGGCCATCTTGGAAAGTTGTTTGGTGAGTACCATATCCTTCCTTATTAAAGCAAAGCATATTAAGGCGTACCTGTGGAAGTTAAACGAGAAATTGCTGAAAAACACCCGAGTGCACGCCACAGTGACTAATGGTGCATTTACTACTCCTGTCCTCTGCCTGAAAAAATCAGAGTTGCTCCACTAAGTGGCACAgatgctctgcagctccacaaGCAGCAGTGATCCTCTTTCGGCTGAAAGGTATTTCCAGAGCAAAGGATTTCTCAACTCCACTGAGGCTGTTGAGCCCAGGATTCCTGTAGAAACCAGGGACATTTCAAAGTAACTGCAAGCACCATATTCAAAGTGGGCACTCAAAAAAATGTACTGTATCACCTGACGCACCTCTACATCAAGCAATAGCTTACTTACACTAGCACAAAAGGGAATAAGGTTTCATGGTTGGAAACTGCTCTGAAATGAAATCTGAGAACTTTACCATTCCTTTCCAGCTCTGGCATGAATTCCCTAGGCAGCCCAAGGCGGGCACCTGGGGCTCAGTTTGCCATCTGTAAAACTGGGTTAGCATCTCCTGTTCCTTCTTACACCCCTTTTATCCTTGTCTGCATTAACGGTAAATACAGACGGGCTTGTTTGTGTGCAGGAACAGCACAAAACAGGGCACGGCCGTGAAAGCGCCGCTCATTTAGGGAAGATCTGCGGGGAAAGAAGTGAGCTCGGAGGGGCAGGTGCAGGGCAGGACGCACGGATAAAGGGATGCGCACGCAAGGAGCGGGGATGCCTGGAGGGAAGGACACTCTCCTAGCGGGCCGGGAGCTTACCAGGCACCCGAGCcagcccgggcccggcccctcGCGGAGGGGAGGCGGGGGCGGCTCTCCCGCCCGGCCgcggcgctgcccccggcccggcccggcggcgcggcggggctgcggggcgggctccccccgcgcccgcctccgcccgccccccgcgcgGGGCTGCAgcgggcagcgcggggcgcCGCAGCCTGCGGGCGGCCGCCgtgcccgccgccgccgccgccccgcagCCGGGGGCGccgcgcggggccggggggccaTGGAGGAGCCGCCGCCCGCCTGATCCCCGAGGCCGCCGGCACCGAGACAAAGAGCGGGGCTGCGGCCGCGCCCGCCCGGTGAGTGCCGCGGAGGAcaggggcgggcggggggctcCGTCTTGCGCCGCGGGCGGCGGCCCGGGAGTAGGTCTCGGTCCTGCCGCCAGCCCTGCCTGACACCCTCGGGCACCCCTTTCTCCGTTCACCCGTTTATGCGCGGACACCCTCGTCCGCCACTCCTCCAAGCCCAGCGCACCTAAAGCATCCTCGTTCATAGCCCGGCCACCCTCAGCCCAGACTGCCCTCCCGGCCCGGACACAAGCCTGCACCCCCAGCATCCCCGTTCCTTGCCGAACGATTCTGCGCCCGCTGCCCAAACCTGCCGGAGGACTCTGCACGCCCCCCTCGTCACCCCGAACACCCCCGTCACCCTGAACGCCCCCGCGCCATCGCAGGGCACAACCCGCGCCTCCCAAAGGCTCCCCCACCACGCCCCCGTGCCCGACCGCCCAAACACCCCGTGCGCTCCCCGCCCCGGACACCCTCGGACCTGCCCCTCCTCGCCCAGCACCTGCCGCAAACTGCCCCCTGCCCGCACAAAcacagcccggcccgggcgcCTCCGgtgcccgccccgccgccccctcccaTCCGCTCCTCGCCCCGGCCCGGGGACACAAAGGGGTCCGTgcgcccgctgcccgcccgctCACCCGCCGCCGCTCTCTGCCCCGCAGGCCGAGCCATGGTGGAGCCGCCGGCCGAGCCTCccccgcagccctgcccggcgCCCGGGGGGGCAGCGGGGGGAGAGCCGGCCCGTCCTGGAGAGCAGTCGCCGCTGCTGCACCTGGACCTGTACAACTTCGACTGCGCGGCGGCGGAGGGCAGCCGGTACGTGCTGACCAGCCCGCGGTCGCTGGAGGCCTGCGCCCGCTGCGCCGTGCGGCCCGTGGAGCTGCTGCCGCGGGCGCTGGGGGACCTGCTGCGAGAGGCGCCCGGGCGCTCCATGCGGGTGGCCGCCGGCCTCTACGAGGCCTACGAGCGGGAGCGCCGCCgcaagctgcagcagtgccGGGAGGAGCGGGAGAGGATTATCCGGGAGGAGAAGAGGCGGATCCTCGCGCCCCTCGGCAGCCTGCCGCCTTCGCCCGCCGCCCGCGTCTCCTCCCGGGCTGCGGCCGCAGCCGCCGGCGGGCCCCGGGCCCATGGCGGGGCGAAGGCCAGGGCATCGAGGGGTGCCAAGGGCAAGAGCCACTCCCTGGACTCGCTGCAGAAGCGCCGCGAGGGTAGCTGGGGCAAGACCTCCTCCGAGTCGGGCGCTTCGTCGTCCTACAGCGGGGAGAGCCTGCGGGAGCGCGGGGGCAAGGTGtgcggccggggccggggggtaGCCGCCGCCAATGGGACCCTGCTGGGGCGCAGCTTCAGCCTGGGCGACCTCAGCCACTCACCACAGACTGCCCAGAGAGTGGAGAGGATCGTCAGGGaggtgaagaggaagaagggtATCTCAGAAGTGCCGGAGAGAGATAAGAAGATCGCGGCACTAATGATCGCCAAGCACCAGGAGGCCAACCTCCTGCGGGAGCAGCGGCAGGCTGCCCATCTGCAGTGGGACAGCCAGCGGCGCTTGGCCGAGCAGcggaaggagcaggaggagaaggagaagcagagagcCCTCCTGCAGGGTCAGCGGATGTGGGAGAGCCAGGTGGAGAAGCGGCGAGGGAGACTGaaccaggagcaggaggaagctgCCCTgatgaagcagaggcagctcctggtgtGTGAGGAGAGGTGGCGGGAGCAAGCGGAGAAGCAGGAGCGGCTGcggagggagaggctggagagggccATCAAGGAGGACAAGCAGAAAAAGCTCCATCAAGAGCTCAACCTGAAGGCGAGGGAGGAGGTCAAGAAGGAGCACCAGGAGCGagaagagcagctcctgcaagaGAAGCTGTCCACAGCTGCACAGAAGAGGCTGAAGAAGgaggtgcagctgcagaaggaaaagagactGTTCAaccaagcagagaagctgaagcATGAGGCCTTGCTCAAGGAACTGGCCAAGCAagaggcagaagagaaggaaatgctgAAGGCGTCCCTGAAGATGAGTTTGACAAAGGCTCAGGAGAACTACGAACAGCTTGTGGAGAAGAGGAACCAGGAACTGAGGGAGAAGGCCAGGCGTGAGGAGATGCAGATCCAGAGAGCTAAACTGGCagcagagaagaaggaaagagagcagagggagcacTTGGAAGCACTggctagagagagagagagaaagctcCAGCATGCTGCACAGGTGGCTGAAGAGGCTGTCCAAGAAAAAGCCCGCAAAGTGGTCTTGAGCCgtctggaaaaggaaaaagtgcaGAAGATGAACAAGCAAAAGGTGGAACAGTATGAGGACTTACGGCGCAGGGAAATTCTCCTCTCTATAGAGAGGAAGCTGGAGAGAAGTGAGCAGATCTTCAAGGAGAAGAAGACTGTCTTAGAAAATGCCAGGTCTGTTGCTCGAGCATCCTTCCATGTCCGGGAAAAGGTGCGGGAGGAGACGAATATGCGCACCTTTGACAAGATGGCCTTCGAAGCAGAACTGCATGCTCACCTTagtaagaaatgaaagaaatccaTCTTGTCATGGATGAGTGAGGATGCACCACTGGTTGTCCAGCATAATGTGACAGAAAGCTCCTCAGCATGAGCATTtagaaagcaacaaaaaacaacaTCCACcctaattttgtattttgtggGAGCAGGGTACCGCACAAAAATGTGGCAGCTATTTCACATACTGTTTTGAATACATTTTTCATTATGGGTGTGTTTTAAAGACTGACCTCAGTCATCTTTACAGAGAGAAAGCAAGTTTTTGTGTCCTCCACCCCACAAGCACATGCATTTTTTCAGAGAGGGCTGCAAAATCTGCTTGAAACCTCTGAGTTACTGATTGATTGTTTACACCAGAGATGACTACAGGTGCACTCTCCAGCTGGAAGTGCAAACAGAGGTTGCTGACTACTACAGCCTGCTGAATAAGAACCAAAACCACCCAAGCTGATTCTGCCTGGGGCGATGGGCAGTTTGGTTTAAGTTATGGGACTGCATTTTCAAAGCTGCTGCACTCCCATGTTGAAGGTGAGGAAGGCTGGAGTTCAAAATGCCATATACCCTGGGTGCCCCTTGGATGCTGCTGGTACCAAGCTAGGGAAAACACAGATCAAGGCTATGTAAGTAGACATGATCAGAGCTGGGCAGAAGCTGTCTGAAAGTGCTCACAAACACAATTTCGTTTTTGCTATTTGTAACTATTACCCCTCCCAGGTATTGTCACTTATCCTTCTTCCTAGTTTCTCTTACAAACATCTGTAGAATTCCTCCTTttggagaagggagaaaaggagagaaatttgTGAACAGTCCACAAACTGATGAGCACCCACACAAGCCACTTGTTCATTAAGATACAGAAATGAATGAACCTGTGGAATCTGGACTCTGAGGGAAATACGGAGGTCACTTGTAAATGGAAATCACCACCCTAAGGAATTCTCAAAACTCAAGAAGACCCTCAGCCACCTTATCCAGTTTGCCCTATCTTGAGCAGGAGGTGGGACCAGATATTCTCCAGAGTTCCCTTCCAACTTTACAGTTCTCATGAGCTGCATACAGTGAGACGTTCGCCCAGCTCTTATCATCATCTACTGAGCAGGGCAGCATTTCTCTGCCACTGGTGCTAAGAGTTGTATTCTTATATAGAGCACAAGAAA is drawn from Prinia subflava isolate CZ2003 ecotype Zambia chromosome 5, Cam_Psub_1.2, whole genome shotgun sequence and contains these coding sequences:
- the CCDC177 gene encoding coiled-coil domain-containing protein 177, with translation MVEPPAEPPPQPCPAPGGAAGGEPARPGEQSPLLHLDLYNFDCAAAEGSRYVLTSPRSLEACARCAVRPVELLPRALGDLLREAPGRSMRVAAGLYEAYERERRRKLQQCREERERIIREEKRRILAPLGSLPPSPAARVSSRAAAAAAGGPRAHGGAKARASRGAKGKSHSLDSLQKRREGSWGKTSSESGASSSYSGESLRERGGKVCGRGRGVAAANGTLLGRSFSLGDLSHSPQTAQRVERIVREVKRKKGISEVPERDKKIAALMIAKHQEANLLREQRQAAHLQWDSQRRLAEQRKEQEEKEKQRALLQGQRMWESQVEKRRGRLNQEQEEAALMKQRQLLVCEERWREQAEKQERLRRERLERAIKEDKQKKLHQELNLKAREEVKKEHQEREEQLLQEKLSTAAQKRLKKEVQLQKEKRLFNQAEKLKHEALLKELAKQEAEEKEMLKASLKMSLTKAQENYEQLVEKRNQELREKARREEMQIQRAKLAAEKKEREQREHLEALARERERKLQHAAQVAEEAVQEKARKVVLSRLEKEKVQKMNKQKVEQYEDLRRREILLSIERKLERSEQIFKEKKTVLENARSVARASFHVREKVREETNMRTFDKMAFEAELHAHLSKK